A region of Curvibacter sp. AEP1-3 DNA encodes the following proteins:
- a CDS encoding type 4a pilus biogenesis protein PilO, producing the protein MPISPNPSFDFAVIQQKLVAQFRDLDPKDPSLWPSAPRYALFVFSAAVIVIVLWFTWLTGSQESLQQEQDKEVKLREDYKTKLTKAVNLDVLKKQREQVQQYVTQLEKQLPSKAEMDALLSDINQAGLGRSLQFELFRPGQVAVKEYYAELPITIRVTGKYHDIGNFASDIANLSRIVTLNNLSLAPRTDGTLILDATAKTFRYLDPDEVKAQRKATGAQK; encoded by the coding sequence TGGTGGCGCAGTTCCGTGATCTGGATCCCAAGGACCCTTCGCTTTGGCCATCCGCTCCTCGCTATGCCCTATTTGTATTTAGCGCTGCGGTCATAGTGATAGTTCTGTGGTTTACATGGCTTACTGGTTCTCAAGAGTCTCTTCAGCAAGAGCAAGATAAAGAAGTAAAGCTGAGAGAAGATTACAAAACCAAGCTAACTAAAGCAGTCAATCTCGATGTTTTAAAGAAGCAGCGTGAACAGGTACAACAGTACGTAACGCAACTGGAAAAACAGTTGCCAAGCAAAGCTGAGATGGACGCATTGCTTTCGGATATCAATCAAGCCGGTCTAGGGCGAAGTCTCCAGTTTGAATTGTTTCGTCCTGGGCAGGTCGCAGTTAAAGAATATTATGCTGAGCTTCCTATCACAATAAGAGTCACGGGAAAATATCATGATATTGGCAACTTTGCTTCCGACATAGCGAACCTCTCACGCATCGTAACCCTCAATAACCTTTCCCTTGCTCCGCGAACTGATGGAACATTGATATTAGATGCTACTGCGAAGACATTCCGCTATTTGGATCCTGACGAAGTGAAGGCGCAGCGAAAAGCGACTGGAGCCCAGAAATGA
- a CDS encoding pilus assembly protein PilP: MNRLIGLTGFLLLALLSACGSSSEDDLRQWIVEERNQTRPKVAPIPAPKQFVPEAYTNTAAIEPFSNVKLTQALKRESSQAVTNGALIAPELARRKEPLEAFPLDSMSLVGNLTKTGQPVALVKVDNLLYQVKLGNYLGQNYGKVTKITETQVTLREIVQDAVGEWIERAATLELQEKAK; encoded by the coding sequence ATGAATAGGTTGATCGGTTTAACCGGCTTTTTGTTGCTGGCTCTTTTGAGTGCTTGTGGATCAAGCAGCGAAGACGACCTTAGGCAATGGATCGTTGAAGAGAGAAATCAAACTCGTCCAAAGGTCGCTCCAATCCCTGCTCCAAAGCAGTTTGTGCCGGAAGCTTATACAAATACAGCTGCGATTGAACCGTTCAGTAATGTCAAGTTAACCCAAGCTTTGAAGAGGGAGTCGTCGCAGGCAGTAACTAACGGAGCATTGATTGCTCCTGAGCTGGCGCGAAGAAAGGAGCCGTTGGAGGCTTTTCCTTTGGATTCGATGTCCTTGGTCGGTAATCTTACAAAAACTGGCCAACCAGTTGCTTTGGTAAAGGTTGATAATTTGTTATACCAAGTGAAGTTGGGTAATTATCTTGGCCAAAATTATGGCAAGGTTACAAAAATCACTGAAACGCAGGTCACTCTCCGCGAGATAGTTCAGGACGCTGTGGGGGAATGGATTGAGCGAGCAGCAACTCTAGAGTTGCAAGAGAAGGCGAAATGA
- the pilQ gene encoding type IV pilus secretin PilQ, which produces MLKKIGFVLSVLLGHAAFAQGSIEAVSGSVQGGSEVVRIDLSQALTSLPTGFAIQSPARIALDFPGVSNAMGRSTVEINQGNLKSVSVVQAGERTRVVLNLKQAAAYKAEIQGKSLLVSLDATESANAKPINAFSETTSRVTAPLRDIDFRRGTDGSGRVVVTLPNNQVGVDIRQQGQGLVVEFMKSSLPEGLRRKLDVADFGTPVKSVSTTQSGDRVRMVIEPKGDWEHSAYQSDEQFVVEIKEVKVDPKKLTQGVGYNGQKLSLNFQNIEVRSLLQVIADFTNFNIVTSDSVSGSVTLRLQDVPWDQALDIILQAKGLGMRKTGNVLWVAPKDEIAAKEKLDLETVVAVQNLEPLRTQAFQINYGKAADIAAGLIAAGSGPGQGVTASRILSSRGSVIFETRTNQLFVTDIPSKLEQVQQLIAKIDIAVRQVLIEARIVEASDSFGKSLGVKLGGGGTAAASGDKPGIALGSSYVVGSAATTSGNFVNLPSTGALGSSTPGQFAVSIFGAGADRFLNLEISALEAEGKGKVVSSPRVVTADQIKALIEQGTELPYQVASSSGATSIAFRKANLKLEVLPQITPEGNIILTLDVTKDTVGQSTPAGFAIDTKHVQTQVLVENGGTVVIGGIFTESSTDSETKVPFFGDLPGLGVLFRNRAKEITKREMLVFITPKVIADKVVGR; this is translated from the coding sequence ATGTTGAAAAAAATCGGCTTTGTGTTGTCTGTTTTGCTCGGGCACGCGGCTTTTGCTCAAGGTTCTATCGAGGCCGTTTCTGGCTCTGTTCAGGGCGGAAGCGAAGTTGTGAGAATTGATTTGTCGCAAGCGCTGACTTCGTTGCCTACAGGGTTTGCAATCCAGTCACCTGCAAGGATTGCATTGGATTTCCCCGGCGTATCCAATGCGATGGGTCGTTCTACTGTCGAAATCAATCAAGGGAATCTCAAATCTGTTAGCGTGGTTCAAGCAGGTGAGCGCACCCGTGTGGTCTTGAATTTGAAACAAGCTGCTGCCTACAAGGCTGAAATCCAAGGCAAGTCGCTCCTTGTTTCTTTGGATGCAACAGAGTCTGCCAACGCCAAACCGATCAATGCATTTTCCGAGACGACTAGCAGGGTAACGGCTCCGTTGAGGGATATCGACTTTAGGCGCGGTACTGATGGATCGGGAAGAGTGGTTGTTACCTTGCCCAACAATCAAGTTGGGGTAGACATCCGCCAACAAGGTCAAGGTTTGGTTGTCGAATTCATGAAATCCAGTTTGCCAGAGGGCTTACGCCGGAAGCTGGATGTTGCAGATTTTGGCACTCCAGTGAAGTCTGTATCTACAACTCAATCTGGTGATCGAGTTCGTATGGTTATCGAGCCTAAAGGTGATTGGGAGCACAGTGCTTACCAGAGTGACGAGCAATTCGTGGTTGAGATTAAAGAAGTGAAGGTGGATCCAAAGAAATTGACGCAAGGTGTTGGCTATAACGGCCAAAAGCTATCGCTGAATTTCCAGAATATTGAAGTGCGTTCGCTCTTGCAAGTGATTGCAGATTTCACTAATTTTAATATCGTGACCTCTGACTCTGTTTCAGGATCGGTGACATTGCGTTTGCAGGACGTCCCTTGGGACCAAGCGCTGGACATCATTTTGCAGGCTAAGGGCCTAGGTATGCGCAAGACGGGCAATGTTCTGTGGGTTGCCCCGAAGGATGAGATTGCGGCCAAAGAAAAGTTAGATCTTGAAACAGTTGTTGCAGTACAGAATCTTGAACCCCTTCGTACCCAAGCATTCCAAATCAATTACGGCAAAGCAGCAGATATTGCGGCGGGCCTGATTGCAGCTGGTTCCGGACCGGGCCAAGGTGTTACGGCAAGTCGAATTCTGAGTTCTCGAGGTAGCGTGATTTTTGAAACACGCACAAATCAATTATTTGTCACTGATATTCCGAGTAAATTGGAGCAAGTTCAACAGTTGATTGCAAAAATTGATATTGCTGTTCGACAAGTTTTGATTGAGGCGCGTATCGTTGAGGCGTCCGATAGTTTCGGAAAATCGTTAGGCGTCAAATTGGGTGGAGGCGGCACTGCAGCTGCTTCCGGCGATAAGCCGGGAATTGCATTGGGCTCAAGTTATGTCGTTGGTTCGGCAGCGACAACTTCCGGCAACTTTGTAAATCTCCCATCCACAGGTGCACTTGGCTCCAGTACTCCCGGGCAATTTGCAGTTTCTATTTTTGGCGCTGGCGCTGACAGGTTCTTGAACCTTGAGATTTCCGCCCTCGAGGCTGAAGGCAAAGGCAAGGTGGTCTCCAGTCCTCGAGTCGTTACTGCAGACCAGATCAAGGCGCTGATTGAACAGGGCACGGAATTGCCATATCAAGTGGCCTCGTCTAGCGGTGCTACTTCGATCGCGTTCCGGAAGGCTAACTTGAAACTGGAAGTACTGCCGCAGATCACCCCTGAAGGAAACATCATCCTCACCCTGGATGTGACCAAGGACACTGTCGGTCAGAGCACTCCTGCTGGATTTGCAATTGATACCAAGCACGTGCAAACGCAAGTATTGGTTGAGAACGGTGGCACCGTAGTTATCGGCGGCATCTTTACAGAAAGCTCGACCGACAGCGAAACCAAAGTTCCATTCTTCGGTGACTTGCCTGGATTGGGCGTCTTGTTCCGCAACCGGGCAAAGGAAATCACCAAGCGTGAAATGCTGGTGTTCATCACACCTAAGGTCATTGCAGACAAGGTGGTTGGCCGGTAA
- a CDS encoding shikimate kinase, with the protein MSISLVGLPGSGKTTVGRQLARRLRIPFVDSDHAIEARIGCSIREFFDREGESRFRDIEEEVLDALSADVNCVLSTGGGAVLRPNNRHHLHSRGKVIYLKSTPEELFRRLRHDVSRPLLQVADPLTRMRELFSVRDPLYRETAHFVLETGRPSVATLVNMIVMQLELSGAIPSADG; encoded by the coding sequence TTGAGTATCAGTCTTGTTGGTCTTCCCGGTTCAGGGAAGACCACAGTGGGGCGTCAGTTGGCGCGCCGCTTGCGCATTCCTTTCGTAGATTCGGATCACGCCATTGAGGCGCGTATCGGTTGCTCGATTCGTGAGTTTTTTGACCGCGAGGGTGAGTCTCGTTTTCGAGATATCGAAGAAGAGGTTCTTGATGCCCTCTCGGCAGATGTGAATTGCGTGCTCTCCACCGGAGGCGGCGCAGTCCTCAGGCCGAATAATCGGCATCATTTGCATTCGCGAGGTAAAGTGATTTATCTCAAATCCACGCCCGAAGAGTTATTTCGTCGCCTCCGGCACGATGTGAGTCGACCACTGCTCCAGGTTGCTGATCCATTGACTCGAATGCGAGAGCTGTTTTCAGTTCGTGATCCTTTGTACCGCGAAACTGCGCACTTTGTATTGGAAACCGGTCGTCCCTCAGTGGCGACGTTGGTGAACATGATCGTCATGCAGCTTGAGCTTTCAGGGGCGATTCCTTCCGCTGACGGGTAG
- the aroB gene encoding 3-dehydroquinate synthase, with product MTIQAHQTVNISLAERSYLIHIGGELIDNPEIFAGLPNGKTAVIVSNTTVAPLYAEKLKVALAGKYSKVLAMELPDGESYKHWETLNLIFGVLLQNTCDRKTVLFALGGGVVGDMTGFAAASYMRGVPFVQVPTTLLAQVDSSVGGKTGINHPLGKNMVGAFYQPQMVVCDLDVLKTLPPREVSAGLAEVIKYGPIADMEFLSWIENHMESLVRLDAKALAHAVKRSCELKAWVVGQDERESGLRAILNFGHTFGHAIEAGLGYGEWLHGEAVGCGMVMAAHLSQRLGLVDTAFVERLTRIIASAGLPIRGPSLDASDNAGRYLELMRHDKKSEAGEIRFVLIDGPGRAVMRAAPDTLVREVIDTCCA from the coding sequence ATGACAATTCAGGCGCACCAAACCGTAAACATTTCTTTGGCCGAACGCAGCTACCTGATTCACATCGGTGGCGAACTCATTGACAACCCAGAGATCTTCGCTGGCTTGCCCAATGGCAAAACGGCAGTCATTGTGAGTAACACTACTGTGGCCCCGTTGTATGCGGAGAAGCTAAAAGTTGCTCTCGCTGGAAAGTATTCCAAAGTGCTGGCCATGGAACTCCCTGATGGTGAGTCTTACAAGCATTGGGAAACTTTGAACTTGATTTTCGGTGTGCTGTTGCAGAACACCTGCGATCGAAAAACTGTCCTGTTTGCTTTGGGGGGAGGGGTCGTCGGGGACATGACCGGATTCGCTGCCGCAAGCTATATGCGCGGCGTACCCTTTGTTCAGGTGCCGACCACCCTCTTGGCACAAGTGGACTCTTCAGTGGGCGGAAAAACCGGAATAAACCATCCACTTGGTAAAAACATGGTGGGTGCCTTCTACCAACCTCAAATGGTGGTGTGTGACCTTGATGTATTGAAAACACTGCCGCCAAGGGAGGTCAGCGCTGGACTGGCGGAAGTTATCAAATACGGTCCCATCGCCGATATGGAGTTTCTGTCTTGGATTGAGAACCATATGGAGAGCTTGGTGCGACTGGATGCCAAGGCGCTAGCGCACGCAGTAAAGCGAAGCTGTGAGTTGAAGGCCTGGGTTGTGGGGCAAGATGAGCGTGAGTCCGGCCTGCGTGCCATTTTGAATTTCGGCCACACCTTCGGGCATGCAATCGAAGCGGGCTTGGGTTATGGCGAATGGTTGCACGGCGAGGCTGTTGGCTGCGGCATGGTCATGGCTGCCCACCTATCCCAGCGCCTGGGCTTGGTGGATACAGCGTTTGTCGAACGACTCACCCGGATCATTGCATCGGCGGGATTACCAATCCGTGGCCCCAGCTTGGATGCCTCCGATAACGCCGGTCGCTATCTTGAACTCATGCGCCATGACAAGAAGTCCGAGGCCGGTGAAATCCGGTTCGTCTTGATTGACGGTCCCGGGCGCGCGGTTATGCGTGCAGCGCCTGACACCTTGGTGCGAGAAGTCATCGATACATGCTGCGCTTGA